One part of the Coffea eugenioides isolate CCC68of chromosome 10, Ceug_1.0, whole genome shotgun sequence genome encodes these proteins:
- the LOC113748893 gene encoding photosystem I reaction center subunit N, chloroplastic — translation MATMNSSVLACNYAISGMGSSDLSSKLVSVPSSVAVGQRLPIIKAQQTRVSVSKESESQGRRAAMLCLAAALFTAAASTSSANAGVIEEYLEKSKANKELNDRKRSATTDANFARAYTVQFGTCKFPENFTGCQDLAKQKKVPFLTEDLELECQGRDKFKCGSNVFWKW, via the exons ATGGCAACCATGAACTCCAGTGTATTGGCTTGCAACTATGCCATTTCAGGCATGGGGTCATCAGACCTCAGCTCAAAGCTTGTTTCTGTGCCATCTTCAGTTGCAGTTGGTCAGAGACTGCCAATAATCAAGGCACAGCAAACTAGAGTTTCTGTATCAAAAGAATCAGAATCCCAAGGAAGAAGAGCAGCAATGCTTTGTCTTGCAGCTGCCCTGTTTACAGCAGCTGCTTCCACTTCCTCTGCAAATGCTGGTGTAATTGAGGAATACCTTGAAAAGAGCAAAGCCAACAAG GAACTGAATGACAGGAAAAGATCAGCCACAACCGATGCAAACTTTGCAAGAGCATACACGGTTCAATTTGGCACATGCAAGTTCCCTGAAAACTTCACTGGCTGCCAAGACCTGGCCAAGCAAAAG AAAGTGCCCTTTCTTACTGAGGATTTGGAGCTGGAGTGCCAAGGCAGGGACAAGTTCAAGTGTGGTTCAAATGTGTTCTGGAAATGGTGA
- the LOC113750080 gene encoding GTP-binding protein At2g22870, whose product MHNESLIQENMLVTLRSRFFTLQVTSLLQAPQSISPKNPLLSLSHKLQMFETPKFNLHYCNHASFATKGSKPGPVSETKKFIEKVLFVPPGVGPEEVTDDLILPGSNIVLGPYAGDAKIKEVEFVKSSNRPKDCPKDDRPEFAMLGRSNVGKSSLINALVRKKEVALTSKKPGKTQLINHFLVNRSWYIVDLPGYGFANAPEAARMDWSAFTKGYFLNRETLVSVLLLVDASVPPQKIDLDCANWLGRNNIPMTLVFTKCDKIKGGKAKRPDENIRDFQQLIRENYKRHPPWIMTSSMTGLGRDELLLHLSQLRNYWNNE is encoded by the exons ATGCACAACGAGTCATTGATACAAGAAAACATGCTAGTTACATTGCGGTCTCGTTTTTTCACCCTGCAAGTCACGTCACTTCTTCAAGCACCCCAATCTATCTCTCCAAAAAACCCCCTCCTTTCTCTATCTCACAAACTCCAAATGTTTGAAACGCCAAAGTTTAACTTGCATTATTGTAACCATGCATCCTTTGCAACAAAAGGCTCTAAACCTGGTCCAGTTTCTGAAACCaaaaaattcatagaaaaaGTATTATTTGTGCCCCCTGGAGTTGGCCCAGAAGAGGTTACAGATGACTTGATCTTACCTGGTTCAAATATTGTGCTTGGACCTTATGCTGGTGATGCTAAAATTAAAGAGGTTGAGTTTGTGAAAAGTAGTAATCGGCCCAAGGACTGTCCGAAGGATGACCGACCTGAATTTGCTATGTTGGGCAGGTCCAATGTTGGCAAGTCATCGCTCATTAATGCTCTGGTTCGCAAGAAGGAGGTTGCTCTCACATCCAAGAAGCCAG GGAAGACTCAGCTCATTAATCATTTCTTGGTGAACAGAAGTTGGTATATTGTGGATTTGCCTGGTTATGG TTTTGCTAATGCCCCTGAAGCTGCTAGAATGGATTGGTCTGCATTCACAAAAGGCTACTTCTTGAACCGGGAAACACTGGTCTCTGTTTTGCTTTTGGTTGATGCTAGCGTACCACCTCAGAAAATTGACCTTGATTGTGCAAACTGGCTTGGACGCAACAAT ATACCCATGACCTTGGTTTTCACCAAGTGTGACAAAATCAAAGGAGGCAAAGCAAAGAGGCCTGATGAGAATATTCGAGACTTCCAACAACTTATCAGGGAAAACTACAAGCGACATCCTCCATGGATAATGACTAGTAGCATGACTGGTTTGGGGAGGGATGAGCTTCTTTTGCATTTGTCGCAATTAAGGAACTACTGGAACAATGAATAG
- the LOC113748894 gene encoding uncharacterized protein LOC113748894 — MDKEQEEIQFLGFFGIIKESINIVPAWRKIFSQISLALIFPLSFIYLAHIQISQSLFTNIVRDESILDRIPRGTPTYDKISDILSSEWTVFFLFKIGYFIFFLVLALLSTSAVVYTIACIYTAKDIAFKKVMSVVPKVWKRLIVTFLWNFVIIFGYNIVAILVFFVFMTLIPPGVFSGAVLFILFMVYLVGFVYISVIWHLASVVSVLEESYGLNAMIKSQDLIKGKAGISMVIFVIYNFCFFGIQLAFEWFVVLGNGGGLVLRIGYGMLCLALLSMLILFGLIVQTIIYFICKSYHHENIDKSSLADHLEVYLGEYVPLKSKDVQLEHFDV; from the coding sequence atggaCAAAGAACAAGAAGAAATTCAATTTCTTGGATTCTTTGGCATAATCAAAGAATCCATCAATATTGTCCCCGCATGGAGAAAAATATTCAGCCAAATTTCATTGGCTTTGATCTTTCCTCTTTCCTTCATCTATCTAGCTCATATACAAATTTCTCAATCTCTCTTCACGAATATTGTTCGTGATGAATCTATTCTAGACAGAATTCCAAGGGGAACTCCAACCTACGATAAAATTTCAGACATACTTTCGTCCGAATGGACAGTattttttctcttcaaaataGGTTATTTCATCTTTTTCCTCGTATTAGCCCTTCTTTCAACATCAGCTGTTGTTTATACGATTGCATGTATATATACAGCAAAAGATATAGCCTTCAAGAAGGTCATGAGCGTCGTCCCAAAGGTTTGGAAGAGGCTAATAGTCACATTCCTATGGAACTTTGTCATTATTTTTGGCTACAATATTGTTGCAATACTTGTTTTCTTTGTCTTCATGACCCTAATACCACCTGGGGTGTTTTCAGGAGCAGTTCTTTTCATCCTTTTTATGGTATATCTGGTAGGATTTGTGTATATTAGTGTTATTTGGCATCTGGCTAGTGTGGTTTCTGTTTTAGAAGAAAGTTATGGCTTGAATGCCATGATCAAGAGCCAAGACCTCATCAAAGGCAAAGCTGGAATTTCAATGGTGATTTTTGTCATCTACAACTTTTGCTTCTTTGGTATTCAGTTGGCGTTTGAATGGTTTGTTGTTCTTGGAAATGGGGGTGGCCTTGTCTTGAGAATTGGCTATGGAATGCTCTGCCTTGCATTGCTGTCCATGCTGATCCTCTTTGGGCTCATTGTTCAGACAATCATCTATTTCATCTGCAAATCTTACCATCATGAGAACATTGACAAGTCCTCATTGGCAGATCATCTTGAAGTTTACCTTGGGGAGTATGTACCATTGAAGTCAAAGGACGTACAATTGGAGCATTTTGAtgtttga